A stretch of Malus sylvestris chromosome 11, drMalSylv7.2, whole genome shotgun sequence DNA encodes these proteins:
- the LOC126589506 gene encoding uncharacterized protein LOC126589506 — translation MKKAGGAEKKRVRRSSGAIQNGGRDSSSDTPPRKQATQKDVFQLFAEKVRDNKDLVSRWAVLQETRVEYFRGKDFVCFLRNHPEVKDILESDRNLEAEDIADALLGKNLLVRCDRVVKTLRPGKRKLSTWPAHLEIFPDQVFSENDAFFAWTFVKRRPLWQTLLSFFWPVVTLAICLFPVYPHRCKLLILYSCLGVLLLFLSLLVMRGTIFGVLYIVLGKRVWFFPNILAEEATLRELFRFWPKKDEEERPKWTTRVFYAAVAVLVILLLRHHAPDEAARARYQKRVSNIIDDVLEWSPRLALSGMMENMQTVVNSTEPSNATEEEVTLPDAMDAEIFTVQYDAEVSENLENNDENVDSREENLDKSDEQKHDDI, via the exons ATGAAGAAAGCAGGAGGGGCAGAGAAGAAAAGGGTGCGAAGGTCATCGGGCGCTATTCAAAACGGCGGCAGAGATTCCAGCTCCGATACTCCTCCCAGG AAACAAGCTACCCAGAAAGATGTGTTCCAGTTGTTTGCTGAGAAGGTGAGAGACAATAAGGATTTGGTGTCTAGGTGGGCTGTTCTACAGGAGACACGCGTGGAATATTTCAGGGGAAAGGATTTTGTATGCTTTTTGAGAAATCATCCTGAGGTCAAAGATATTCTAGAATCAGATAGAAATCTAGAAGCTGAAGATATTGCCGATGCTTTACTGGGAAAGAATCTTCTAGTACGCTGTGATCGTGTGGTGAAAACTCTTCGTCCTGGGAAGAGAAAGTTGTCTACATGGCCTGCACATTTGGAGATCTTTCCA GACCAAGTATTTTCTGAGAACGACGCCTTCTTTGCATGGACTTTTGTTAAACGGAGGCCTCTCTGGCAGACACTTCTCTCATTTTTCTGGCCAGTGGTTACATTGGCAATTTGCTTGTTTCCTGTATATCCCCATCGGTGCAAGCTTCTAATACTCTACTCATGTCTCGGTGTCCTCCTACTTTTTCTTTCTCTACTAGTTA TGAGAGGTACAATATTTGGAGTGCTATATATTGTTCTGGGAAAGCGAGTTTGGTTTTTCCCGAACATTCTCGCCGAGGAAGCTACTTTGAGAGAACTATTCCGTTTCTGGCCAAAGAAGGATGAAGAGGAGCGACCAAAGTGGACAACAAGGGTTTTCTATGCAGCAGTTGCAGTTCTGGTCATATTGCTGCTGAGGCACCATGCTCCTGATGAAGCTGCTAGAGCCAG GTACCAGAAACGTGTATCTAACATTATCGACGATGTTCTCGAGTGGTCTCCAAGATTGGCGCTTTCTGGGATGATGGAGAATATGCAAACTGTGGTTAACTCGACGGAGCCAAGTAATGCAACTGAGGAAGAGGTGACGCTGCCTGACGCCATGGATGCAGAAATTTTCACGGTGCAGTACGATGCAGAAGTTAGTGAAAATCTAGAGAACAACGACGAAAACGTAGACAGTAGAGAAGAAAACCTAGACAAGAGTGATGAACAGAAACATGATGACATATAA
- the LOC126589507 gene encoding nuclear transcription factor Y subunit A-1-like encodes MQPKNEAENRPHAHPIPPSSVYSEPWWCSAGHNPISPTGTGRNASNSSLLECPNGGSESNDGQSLSNDETNEDDDDATKDSHITSPRSAGNYGQDHRNVKHAGSGVPTVRDDCLAQPPQLELVGHSIACASNPYQDPYYGGMMAAYGHQPLGYPPFLGMPHARMPLPLEMAQEPVYVNAKQYQGILRRRQARAKAELERKLIKVRKPYLHESRHQHAMRRARGTGGRFAKKTNGDTSNSTRQEKGRGSGPVHSSQSGSSSGSEPFPSDSAETWNSPNSQREARGSQVHDAYSAHNYTNGSGCYQPHGGLQASMYPSCSGKRGEEGDWKGQQRGNISSNQASQRRLAIQ; translated from the exons ATGCAGCCAAAAAACGAAGCTGAAAATCGACCACATGCTCATCCCATCCCACCAAGCAGTGTTTATTCAGAACCGTGGTGGTGCAGTGCTGGGCATAATCCCATCTCCCCAACGGGGACAGGGAGGAATGCATCCAACTCATCTTTGTTAGAATGCCCAAATGGTGGGTCAGAGTCTAATGATGGTCAATCTTTGTCCAATGATGAGAcaaatgaagatgatgatgatgctaCCAAAGATTCACATATTACATCTCCAAGATCAG CTGGAAATTATGGGCAAGATCACCGCAATGTAAAGCACGCTGGATCGGGTGTACCTACAGTGCGCGATGATTGCCTTGCACAACCACCACAGCTTGAACTTGTGGGTCACTCGATT GCTTGTGCTTCAAATCCTTATCAGGATCCTTATTATGGTGGAATGATGGCAGCTTATGGACATCAGCCTTTG GGATATCCTCCTTTTCTTGGAATGCCACATGCGAGAATGCCATTGCCTCTTGAGATGGCACAGGAGCCTGTGTATGTAAATGCAAAACAATACCAAGGGATTCTAAGGCGAAGACAGGCACGTGCAAAAGCAGAACTAGAAAGGAAGCTAATAAAAGTCAGGAAG CCATATCTTCATGAATCACGGCATCAACATGCTATGAGAAGGGCGAGAGGTACTGGAGGacgttttgcaaagaaaactaatgGTGATACTTCAAACAGCACTAGACAAGAAAAGGGCAGAGGCTCTGGTCCAGTGCACTCATCACAATCCGGCAGTTCATCGGGCTCAGAACCCTTTCCCTCGGATTCTGCTGAAACATGGAATTCCCCCAATAGTCAACGGGAAGCAAGAGGTTCCCAAGTGCACGATGCGTATTCGGCTCATAATTATACAAATGGTAGTGGCTGCTACCAGCCCCATGGTGGTTTGCAGGCTTCAATGTATCCTTCATGCTCGGGCAAGAGAGGGGAAGAAGGAGATTGGAAAGGCCAGCAACGAGGCAACATATCTTCGAACCAGGCCTCACAGAGGCGTCTTGCCATTCAGTGA